One window from the genome of Crassostrea angulata isolate pt1a10 chromosome 2, ASM2561291v2, whole genome shotgun sequence encodes:
- the LOC128174526 gene encoding uncharacterized protein LOC128174526, with protein sequence MRKERLVDTQYLPSLTAWPSCPAHIQHARPQPNRLPQAGPTERHTHFHTEYSSTCRIWVSDDHGIVLVNELGETLHQIKDQIKDYRDGSYNGSYGLHTLNSDGELIYVAKDDTILKLSKDLKKSTVFIQNTDSNQWRPQCIYYSAFTCDIFVGRANMNLRRGKIIRFNKNGKMVQTIQCNEEGLDIFKYPRYITENNNEDMVVSDTSGAVVVTDCAGKFRFAYTGYPQETALDPLGVSTDALSNILVSDYYTSSIHVIDEDGQFLSYLSINLQCVSTPCSIFFDKKTHLLWVGSEYNNTVAIYTYLRNEDVLADQNKHCEAVNMMQHDVGDGTCSKKQIFAPAVQNYFTVKDFKRCSHLSYGICDCLLINEGNNFIITSTSGETIHHIEDLRSNAHTGSHSMNLSREELFFIEKDYNIVKLSKYKEKTKTTFIKYIQETDSAWRPWCLYCSQITDDVLVGMKKLDRIQGKVIRYNNLGEEIQEIQHNEIGSDIYNTPRYITENINGDVVVSDSTGAVVVTDREGRHRFSYKGHPPGSELSPLGICTDNLSHILVCDELTNAVQILDKDGHFLSNLLIKPSGIVSPSCLCYDVKADLLWVGSDVNYLVCLYKYIPTQDPLTDENPVLEDEYEECCLVQADF encoded by the exons GTACATGTAGGATATGGGTGAGTGATGATCATGGCATTGTATTAGTCAACGAACTTGGTGAAACATTACACCAAATCAAAGATCAAATCAAAGATTATCGCGATGGATCTTATAATGGGTCGTATGGATTGCACACGCTTAACAGTGATGGTGAACTAATTTACGTAGCAAAGGATGACACTATACTCAAATTGTCAAaggatttgaaaaaaagtacCGTATTCATTCAGAATACGGATTCAAATCAATGGAGACCGCAATGTATATATTATTCCGCATTCACGTGTGATATCTTTGTCGGCAGGGCAAATATGAATTTAAGAAGAGGAAAAATAATTCGGTTTAACAAAAATGGCAAAATGGTGCAAACAATACAATGTAACGAAGAAGGACTGGACATCTTTAAATATCCtcgctatataacagagaacaacaatgaaGATATGGTGGTGTCTGATACTTCTGGCGCTGTAGTGGTCACTGATTGTGCAGGAAAATTTCGTTTCGCATACACAGGGTATCCACAAGAAACAGCATTAGATCCACTTGGAGTGTCCACCGACGCACTGTCAAACATATTGGTATCCGATTATTACACAAGCTCAATACATGTTATTGATGAAGACGGTCAGTTTTTGTCATATCTATCGATAAACCTACAGTGCGTCTCCACACCATGTtctattttctttgataaaaagaCACATCTTCTTTGGGTCGGCTCAGAGTACAACAATACAGTAGCTATCTACACGTATTTAAGGAATGAAGATGTACTGGCAG ATCAAAATAAACATTGCGAGGCTGTAAATATGATGCAACATGACGTCGGAGATGGAACTTGTTCGAAAAAGCAGATATTTGCCCCAGCAGTACAGAACTATTTCACAGTGAAAGACTTTAAACGCTGTTCCCATTTATCATACGGCATATGCGACTGCCTTTTAATTAATGAAGGAAACAACTTCATCATTACAAGTACATCAGGTGAAACTATACACCATATTGAGGATTTACGCAGTAATGCCCATACTGGATCACACTCAATGAACCTATCTCGGGAAGAGTTGTTTTTTATCGAGAAGGACTATAACATTGTCaaactgtcaaaatataaagagaaaacaaaaacaacttttatcaaatatatacagGAAACCGATTCTGCATGGAGACCATGGTGTCTTTACTGTTCTCAAATAACTGATGACGTTTTGGTCGGTATGAAGAAATTGGACAGAATACAAGGCAAGGTTATTCGGTACAACAACCTCGGGGAAGAAATACAGGAAATACAACACAACGAAATTGGAAGCGATATATACAATACACCACGTTATATAACAGAAAACATTAacggggatgtcgtggtgtctgactcgACAGGTGCTGTTGTGGTAACAGACCGCGAAGGAAGACATCGTTTTTCGTACAAAGGACATCCTCCTGGATCAGAACTATCTCCACTAGGAATCTGCACTGACAATCTGTCACATATCTTGGTATGTGATGAGTTAACCAACGCAGTACAGATTCTTGATAAAGACGGACACTTCCTATCCAATCTGCTAATTAAACCATCAGGTATAGTCTCGCCTAGTTGCCTGTGTTATGATGTCAAAGCCGACCTTCTCTGGGTAGGGTCAGACGTCAACTACTTAGTATGTCTCTACAAGTATATACCAACACAGGACCCTCTTACTg ATGAGAATCCAGTATTAGAAGATGAATATGAAGAGTGCTGTCTGGTTCAAGCAgacttttaa
- the LOC128171570 gene encoding multiple epidermal growth factor-like domains protein 11, with product MHLLWLHLFFHLFILINAYENIALRKPAWQRFPYSGRPWWGADRAVDGRFTDLSQYDNQCTISGNYQQVAEWRVDLQEVLSMHHIVIYYRTDNEPWGNPSKYSGRFLGFSVYISNTTNKEDGITCFKDRNFTRATIENPLTISCPNHGRYAIYYNNRTQPPFPSGYSTDGAYNEICEFEVYGCPTPGYYGENCSLSCPGNCQEGHCHIEDGTCLRCTDGYKGPTCNEQCNGKSYGQECQQNCGNCKNNEQCHHVNGSCINGCGSGFYGTKCDLTCPVSRYGYYCEEHCNINCGVPYRCDRMTGQCEGGCQVGWEGATCDTQCNEGKVGQNCNHSCGHCLDNEQCNYINGTCPNGCDIGYQGSQCTQVCSNNTHGDGCLLKCGNCLYLYGEQCHHVTGQCPRGCDIGYHGDRCDQGFEGLIHPVSESQLSTSLYVCTTFLILSGLLNVILVVRFLRERRKTMRRHQKNLKSESERNKELEHPMPIPECSQYQYENFSLYEELGLSK from the exons ATGCATTTGCTCTGGCtgcatttatttttccatttattcATCTTAATCAATGCATACG AAAATATTGCTCTGAGGAAACCAGCATGGCAGCGTTTTCCGTATAGCGGTCGACCTTGGTGGGGAGCAGATCGTGCTGTGGACGGACGGTTTACAGACCTATCTCAATATGACAACCAGTGTACAATATCCGGGAATTATCAGCAAGTGGCAGAATGGAGGGTGGATCTCCAAGAAGTCCTTAGCATGCATCATATTGTTATATACTATAGGACGGACAATGAGCCTTGGG GAAATCCTAGTAAATACTCGGGACGATTTTTGGGGTTCTCTGTCTACATATCAAACACAACGAATAAAGAGGACGGGATAACGTGCTTCAAAGATAGAAACTTTACTAGAGCAACAATAGAGAATCCTTTAACGATAAGTTGCCCTAATCACGGACGTTACGCTATCTACTACAACAATCGAACACAGCCCCCGTTTCCTTCTGGCTATTCTACAGATGGAGCATACAACGAAATCTGCGAATTTGAGGTTTATG GTTGCCCAACACCAGGATATTACGGAGAGAACTGTTCTTTATCGTGTCCAGGGAACTGTCAGGAAGGTCACTGTCACATCGAGGATGGAACCTGTCTGAGGTGTACCGATGGATACAAAGGTCCAACTTGTAATGAAC AATGCAACGGCAAATCGTACGGTCAAGAGTGTCAGCAAAATTGTGGAAACTGTAAAAACAATGAACAGTGTCATCATGTGAACGGAAGTTGTATAAACGGTTGTGGCAGTGGATTTTATGGCACAAAATGTGACCTAA CCTGCCCTGTAAGTCGATATGGCTACTATTGTGAGGAGCACTGTAACATCAACTGTGGAGTTCCATACAGATGTGACAGGATGACAGGGCAGTGTGAGGGAGGGTGTCAAGTGGGTTGGGAAGGGGCCACGTGCGATACAC AATGTAATGAAGGAAAGGTTGGTCAAAATTGCAACCATTCGTGTGGACATTGCCTTGACAATGAGCAATGTAATTACATCAATGGTACATGTCCCAATGGATGTGATATTGGTTATCAAGGAAGTCAATGTACACAGG TTTGCAGTAATAATACACATGGAGATGGATGCTTGCTTAAATGTGGGAACTGTTTATATCTGTATGGAGAACAATGTCATCACGTGACTGGTCAATGTCCACGAGGATGTGACATTGGCTACCATGGCGATCGCTGTGACCAGGGTTTTGAAG GTTTAATTCATCCTGTATCTGAGAGCCAATTATCCACCTCACTCTATGTCTGTACGACATTTCTTATCTTAAGTGGATTACTTAACGTCATTTTGGTTGTCAG ATTTCTCAGAGAACGAAGAAAGACAATGCGCAGACATCAAAAGAACTTgaaaagtgaaagtgaaaggAACAAAGAGTTGGAGCACCCAATGCCTATCCCCGAGTGTTCGCAATATCAATATGAAAACTTCTCTCTGTATGAGGAACTTGGGCTATCTAAATAG